In methanogenic archaeon ISO4-H5, the following are encoded in one genomic region:
- a CDS encoding small multidrug resistance protein, producing the protein MVELDLLWVVAAGLSEPIWMVSLKKYNDSKNILWGAVVLAFMFIGPTCLSMATRGTIQVSIAYSVWVSIGAAMVTIIGVLFYKDPLDKQTVAFLLMIVTGVVGLDLITGA; encoded by the coding sequence ATGGTTGAGCTTGACCTGCTTTGGGTTGTGGCCGCTGGACTCAGCGAACCGATATGGATGGTCTCACTGAAGAAGTACAACGACTCCAAGAACATACTGTGGGGAGCCGTGGTACTGGCATTCATGTTCATCGGGCCCACCTGTCTTTCCATGGCAACCAGAGGCACCATTCAGGTCAGCATCGCATATTCCGTATGGGTGAGCATCGGCGCCGCTATGGTGACCATCATCGGAGTATTGTTCTACAAGGATCCGCTCGACAAACAGACCGTCGCCTTCCTCCTGATGATCGTCACAGGTGTGGTAGGCTTAGATCTCATAACGGGGGCCTGA
- a CDS encoding small multidrug resistance protein has translation MNKGWIWVIIGGIVEAVYTTFMGLANGMTDLLYSALGFGLSIVGTLLLNQGLKAGLAMGASYAVWVGVGVAGAAVADIFVFSNGLSILGYFFVALVLGGVVGLNLKSDTRTPETAD, from the coding sequence ATGAACAAAGGATGGATCTGGGTCATCATCGGCGGAATCGTCGAGGCTGTGTATACCACCTTCATGGGTCTGGCAAACGGCATGACCGATCTGCTCTATTCGGCACTGGGATTCGGGCTTAGCATCGTCGGAACCCTGCTGCTGAATCAGGGTCTGAAGGCAGGACTCGCCATGGGTGCGAGTTATGCCGTTTGGGTCGGAGTGGGTGTCGCAGGTGCAGCCGTGGCGGATATCTTCGTGTTCTCCAACGGCCTCAGCATCCTCGGATACTTCTTCGTAGCCTTGGTATTGGGCGGAGTCGTGGGACTCAATCTGAAGAGCGATACCAGAACACCGGAGACGGCTGATTAA
- a CDS encoding exodeoxyribonuclease VII small subunit XseB: MSDAETGKLDVEKLSFEESMSMLEELVKKLEGGNLDLDESLKVYENAVALREHCRKILDESDRKVQAIMETASGTKKEDFTELE; the protein is encoded by the coding sequence ATGAGTGACGCAGAGACCGGAAAATTAGATGTCGAGAAACTGAGTTTCGAAGAGAGCATGAGCATGCTCGAGGAATTGGTCAAGAAACTCGAGGGAGGGAACCTCGATCTCGACGAGAGCCTGAAGGTTTACGAGAATGCCGTCGCCTTGCGCGAACACTGCAGGAAAATCCTCGACGAGAGCGACCGCAAGGTGCAGGCCATTATGGAGACTGCCTCCGGCACCAAGAAGGAAGATTTCACTGAGTTAGAGTGA
- a CDS encoding exodeoxyribonuclease VII large subunit XseA, whose translation MSERVTVTELNTRVKELFGSTPGLKDIWVIGEISNFKLYTSGHSYFTIKDAGSEIRAVMFKSARARIDFEPGDSQKIEAYGHLDMYVERGSYQFIVESMKRSGIGDLYLKYEALKKKLEAEGLFESARKRPIPQYPKVIGVVTSPTGAVIHDILTTTKRLFPADILLAPAQVQGEGAAKSIVAGIELLNRQGVDVIIVGRGGGSLEDLWAFNEEPVVRAIAASKVPVISSVGHETDFTLADFVADKRAATPTAAAELAVRNKTEIMRQFSDLTVRMNKALSSVIEHMRGRFVAVDGKLSPARAQEKVEYLGMKLDDLSSRASAAVKDTVSEMHKRFLSVENRSEPALKAMVSNKRNQSDRVFGRIEPGMKAILVTKDHKEQTLAARLDALSPYKVLDRGYSFVAGPDGQAVTSVKGLAVGSRITVRMRDGKALADIVEKEELQ comes from the coding sequence ATGTCGGAGAGAGTCACCGTAACCGAACTGAACACCCGCGTCAAGGAGCTTTTCGGCTCGACGCCGGGTCTGAAGGATATATGGGTAATCGGCGAGATCTCCAATTTCAAACTCTACACCTCCGGCCATTCCTACTTCACCATCAAGGATGCCGGGAGCGAGATCCGGGCAGTCATGTTCAAAAGTGCCAGAGCACGCATTGACTTCGAACCAGGGGACTCCCAGAAGATCGAGGCCTACGGTCATCTCGACATGTATGTGGAGCGCGGTTCCTACCAGTTCATCGTGGAATCCATGAAGCGCTCCGGTATCGGCGACCTCTACCTGAAGTACGAGGCACTGAAGAAGAAGCTGGAGGCCGAAGGTCTTTTCGAGAGCGCCCGCAAGCGCCCCATCCCCCAGTACCCGAAGGTCATCGGTGTGGTCACCTCCCCCACGGGAGCAGTCATCCACGATATCCTGACCACCACCAAGAGGCTGTTCCCCGCGGATATCCTCCTCGCACCTGCACAGGTGCAGGGAGAAGGTGCCGCCAAGTCCATCGTCGCAGGAATAGAGCTGCTGAACAGGCAGGGCGTCGACGTCATCATCGTCGGACGCGGAGGAGGTTCTCTGGAAGATCTGTGGGCATTCAACGAGGAACCCGTGGTCAGAGCAATCGCAGCATCCAAGGTCCCTGTCATCTCCTCGGTGGGACACGAGACCGATTTCACCCTGGCGGATTTCGTAGCGGATAAACGTGCTGCTACGCCTACCGCAGCTGCCGAGTTAGCGGTGAGGAACAAGACCGAGATTATGCGTCAGTTTAGCGATCTGACGGTCAGGATGAACAAGGCCCTGTCCTCGGTCATAGAGCACATGAGGGGCAGGTTCGTGGCCGTGGACGGAAAGCTGTCTCCTGCCAGGGCACAGGAGAAGGTGGAATACCTCGGAATGAAACTGGACGATCTGTCCTCCAGGGCATCCGCGGCGGTGAAGGATACCGTTTCCGAGATGCACAAGAGGTTCCTGTCGGTCGAGAACCGTTCGGAACCCGCCCTGAAGGCGATGGTCTCCAACAAGAGGAACCAATCGGACAGGGTGTTCGGCAGAATCGAACCCGGTATGAAGGCCATTTTAGTTACCAAGGACCATAAAGAACAGACCCTGGCTGCCAGATTGGATGCACTGAGCCCCTACAAGGTCCTGGACAGGGGATACAGCTTCGTGGCCGGCCCCGACGGGCAGGCCGTCACCTCGGTCAAGGGATTGGCTGTAGGATCTAGAATTACAGTAAGGATGAGGGACGGAAAGGCCCTCGCAGACATAGTTGAGAAGGAGGAATTGCAATGA
- a CDS encoding phenylacetic acid degradation protein PaaD yields MDRSEAEKLVSEDCRQYLDNIVDMLNAPFFRDNGMEAVRISLDGVEIRKKVVPSDRNSNGFWHGGIIYGVMDHTFAILTNIEGHAVGQNSNINFYRPGRGDCIVAKAKFINVSRSLYHVYIEAFDGEKLVASGISTAFRLQDVHS; encoded by the coding sequence ATGGACAGGTCGGAAGCCGAGAAACTCGTATCGGAAGACTGCAGACAATACCTTGACAACATCGTCGACATGCTGAACGCTCCGTTCTTCAGGGACAACGGCATGGAAGCGGTGAGGATCTCCCTGGACGGTGTGGAAATCAGGAAGAAGGTAGTCCCATCCGACCGCAACAGCAACGGATTCTGGCACGGAGGAATCATCTACGGGGTGATGGACCATACGTTCGCCATCCTCACCAATATCGAAGGACACGCGGTGGGACAGAATTCCAACATCAATTTCTACCGTCCCGGCAGGGGTGACTGCATCGTGGCGAAAGCAAAGTTCATCAACGTCTCCCGTTCCCTGTACCACGTGTACATCGAGGCCTTCGACGGAGAGAAACTCGTGGCGTCTGGGATATCCACTGCGTTCAGGCTGCAGGATGTGCATTCCTGA
- a CDS encoding CRISPR-associated endonuclease Cas3-HD, which translates to MIDTASVCTAFLKNDSKTRFALVDTLGVSEDKTIVLMEFLCAIHDIGKVNSKFQSLEDSMIRYRHDIGGYLVLTRHLMQRIEPLFTTSPPIDRKLKSNLRTLLRCAAMHHGSPKGWSNEEYEESFPLMFDEQSLSASETVLSHIVKLMHLGEDVFAHILESEGFKEFSTLAAGVITLCDWIASGEFNYCSEPMPLELYRSRSIAHANOLFAEDCLHIEKKPAIKPEFEEVFGFRPTPIQHTLANIAADSAKMIIVEDATGAGKTEASLIYALNCLSETETTGITFALPTRSTSNLMFLRMNSYADSILSENNSVTLQHGTSKTFLQTEGLEPEHSWVCGKNKALFANISVCTVDQALSAVIPTRYQPLKLISLLRHVVIIDEVHAYDPYMFRLLCSLVQYCKLYSIPLVLLSATIPSRMRKKLIEAYGSEHTELRGEYPLITVCSGKEVSQIPCECSTRSIREIQLRYVSDENLVKKELTDLAKLGYRVCWIRNTVDDAIEAFDNIPDGEYEKLLVHSRFTVQDRTDIEHHLIDLCGKKSKPKGLIVISTQVVEQSLDIEFERVYSDLAPVDSLIQRMGRDQRFCDSPIPCEFVVHGPPLNKEIDENWYSDYFTRAGYVYTDHCMLYNTALLMSRPKISIPADYREFIEFAYSEPDENSPFLENHRKFRESCSASVSNSQRVILDPDLGYGNSLSEEFTDNQWDAIEKATTRETDDRTVQCLLMVEGENGPAPISGSLETSLITLKKKYVPSPETDDCLYYGKWKFIGKLKLDLVSDGKGNQYWVAPGIRYSRRKGAEYV; encoded by the coding sequence ATGATTGATACTGCTTCTGTGTGCACGGCGTTTCTCAAAAATGATTCTAAAACGAGATTCGCGCTCGTAGACACCTTGGGCGTATCCGAAGATAAAACGATCGTACTGATGGAGTTCCTATGCGCCATCCATGACATTGGAAAAGTAAACTCGAAATTCCAATCCCTGGAAGACAGTATGATTAGGTACCGTCACGATATCGGGGGATATCTTGTGCTGACTCGTCATCTGATGCAACGGATAGAGCCGTTGTTTACTACATCTCCCCCAATCGACCGTAAACTCAAATCAAATCTCCGTACACTCCTCAGGTGTGCGGCGATGCATCACGGCAGTCCGAAGGGGTGGAGCAATGAAGAATATGAGGAATCTTTCCCACTGATGTTCGATGAGCAATCACTGTCTGCATCGGAAACGGTACTAAGTCATATCGTGAAACTCATGCATCTCGGGGAGGATGTATTCGCCCATATTCTCGAATCTGAAGGGTTCAAAGAATTCTCTACCTTAGCTGCAGGCGTTATAACTCTCTGCGACTGGATTGCTTCTGGAGAATTCAATTACTGCTCCGAACCTATGCCGTTGGAACTGTACAGATCACGTTCAATAGCCCATGCGAATTAGTTATTCGCAGAAGATTGCCTCCATATAGAGAAAAAACCTGCTATAAAACCCGAATTTGAAGAGGTGTTCGGATTCAGACCCACACCAATCCAGCACACCTTGGCGAATATCGCAGCAGATTCTGCAAAGATGATCATAGTAGAAGATGCCACGGGTGCGGGGAAGACTGAAGCGTCATTGATCTATGCCCTGAACTGCTTATCCGAGACGGAAACCACGGGTATCACTTTCGCATTGCCAACTCGTTCCACATCCAATCTTATGTTCCTCAGGATGAATTCCTATGCAGACAGCATCCTTTCCGAAAACAACTCGGTGACTCTCCAACACGGTACATCCAAAACATTCCTTCAGACCGAAGGGCTTGAACCGGAACACTCCTGGGTCTGCGGTAAAAACAAAGCTCTCTTTGCGAACATCTCCGTGTGCACTGTGGACCAGGCACTCAGTGCTGTAATTCCGACAAGGTACCAGCCGTTGAAGTTGATTTCTCTGCTCCGTCACGTGGTAATCATTGACGAAGTGCACGCTTATGACCCCTACATGTTCAGACTGCTGTGCAGTTTGGTCCAGTATTGCAAGTTGTATTCTATACCTCTCGTACTGCTCTCTGCTACAATCCCCTCGCGGATGAGAAAAAAGCTGATAGAAGCATACGGTTCAGAACATACAGAACTCCGTGGGGAATATCCTTTGATTACGGTATGCTCCGGTAAAGAAGTATCACAGATTCCATGCGAGTGCTCCACCAGATCCATCCGGGAAATCCAATTACGCTATGTGTCGGACGAGAACCTTGTTAAGAAGGAGCTCACAGATTTAGCAAAACTGGGATATCGGGTATGTTGGATCCGTAACACCGTAGACGATGCTATCGAAGCATTCGATAATATCCCCGATGGCGAGTACGAGAAACTTCTCGTACACTCCAGATTTACGGTGCAGGACAGGACCGACATAGAACATCATCTCATTGACCTATGCGGAAAAAAGAGCAAACCGAAAGGCCTTATTGTAATCAGCACGCAAGTAGTAGAACAATCCCTCGACATTGAATTCGAGAGGGTATATTCAGACCTTGCACCGGTGGATTCCCTGATTCAACGCATGGGTCGTGACCAGCGCTTCTGTGATTCTCCAATCCCTTGTGAATTTGTGGTCCACGGACCGCCTCTGAACAAGGAAATTGATGAAAACTGGTATTCGGATTATTTCACCCGCGCTGGATATGTTTACACGGATCACTGCATGCTGTATAACACAGCCTTGCTGATGTCCAGACCTAAAATATCCATTCCCGCAGATTACCGTGAATTCATCGAATTTGCTTATTCCGAACCTGATGAAAACAGCCCGTTCCTGGAGAATCATCGTAAATTCAGAGAATCCTGTTCAGCATCCGTTTCGAATTCTCAACGCGTGATTCTGGATCCTGATTTGGGGTACGGAAACTCGCTTTCCGAGGAGTTCACCGATAATCAATGGGATGCCATCGAAAAGGCTACCACCCGTGAAACCGACGATCGTACTGTACAGTGTTTACTGATGGTTGAAGGTGAGAACGGCCCCGCACCGATCTCCGGTTCTTTGGAAACCAGCCTTATAACACTTAAAAAGAAATACGTCCCTTCGCCGGAAACGGATGATTGCCTTTATTACGGCAAATGGAAATTCATCGGAAAACTGAAGTTAGACCTAGTTTCGGATGGCAAAGGAAACCAGTACTGGGTAGCTCCGGGAATCAGATACTCAAGGAGGAAAGGTGCAGAGTATGTTTAA
- a CDS encoding CRISPR type I-E CasA/Cse1 produces MQSMFNLINEQWIRVICKSGKTRKIAPWEISDKTDPPVKLAFARPDFNSAVTQFLIGLVQTTYPLKDDDAWLDVLETPISAEELKKSMGAVTQYFELSGSEHSFMQEKGLATPKNAKDILSILLTTPGENTLKQNKDFFIKRTGSRGCLCKSCTAAAIYTLQALAPVGGAGYRCSIRGSSPLTTMVEGPDLYSTVLLNVLPTNHVQNTNANKQVFPWALGKVASLPPSDNNWNMVYWTTERRIELGEEIDGICSICGEETRGFASYHELNNGTEYKSWEHPLCPYYLKKDELIPAPVKEDINHLNQWTYMVYEDVSETVPAKSIRHLHSNRTDIQEILGENQFRIWISGYQNKQALPISWKEMHQPILLDYSDKEKASFMLTIRKTIALVMMGYSDMQQAFNRLLGKRVSDNSEKKQGLPQSKPVPPTIAEEYWNRCDMMFRQHLSEMEHAELDTFLTERMEDLKKIVLQIVDGYSDTLPLDYYSNVVEARRIVIKRMSVKSMSERIKK; encoded by the coding sequence GTGCAGAGTATGTTTAACTTGATAAATGAACAATGGATCCGGGTAATCTGTAAATCCGGAAAAACACGCAAAATCGCGCCGTGGGAGATATCCGACAAAACGGATCCTCCTGTAAAACTAGCGTTTGCCCGCCCAGACTTCAATTCTGCGGTCACCCAGTTCCTGATCGGGCTTGTTCAGACAACTTATCCTTTGAAAGACGATGATGCCTGGCTGGACGTACTTGAGACCCCGATCTCAGCAGAGGAGCTCAAAAAGAGTATGGGCGCAGTGACTCAGTATTTCGAACTGAGCGGTTCAGAACATTCCTTCATGCAGGAAAAAGGTCTGGCTACCCCGAAGAACGCCAAAGATATCCTTTCCATCCTGCTGACGACTCCCGGTGAAAACACACTTAAGCAAAACAAAGACTTTTTCATAAAGCGTACAGGTTCACGCGGCTGTTTATGTAAATCGTGCACCGCCGCTGCAATATATACACTTCAAGCACTTGCGCCAGTAGGCGGTGCAGGATACAGATGCTCAATCCGCGGATCAAGCCCGTTGACCACCATGGTCGAGGGACCGGATCTCTATTCAACCGTGTTGCTGAACGTGCTTCCCACAAACCATGTTCAAAACACAAACGCCAACAAACAGGTTTTCCCGTGGGCTCTCGGAAAGGTAGCATCACTGCCGCCTTCGGACAACAATTGGAATATGGTATACTGGACCACAGAACGCAGAATCGAACTTGGAGAGGAAATCGATGGGATCTGTTCGATATGCGGTGAAGAAACCAGAGGTTTTGCTTCCTATCATGAATTAAACAATGGCACCGAATACAAATCCTGGGAACACCCTCTGTGTCCATATTATCTCAAGAAGGATGAATTGATTCCAGCGCCTGTAAAAGAGGACATCAATCATCTCAACCAATGGACATACATGGTGTATGAAGATGTTTCTGAAACTGTACCTGCGAAAAGCATCCGTCATCTTCATTCTAACAGGACAGATATCCAAGAGATCCTGGGAGAGAATCAATTCAGAATCTGGATTTCCGGATATCAGAACAAGCAGGCTTTGCCTATTTCCTGGAAAGAGATGCACCAGCCGATTCTGCTCGACTACTCCGATAAAGAAAAGGCTTCGTTCATGCTCACTATTCGCAAGACTATTGCCCTCGTCATGATGGGTTACTCGGATATGCAGCAAGCATTCAACAGACTTCTGGGGAAGAGGGTCTCGGACAACTCAGAGAAAAAACAGGGTCTACCTCAGAGTAAACCTGTGCCCCCTACCATTGCAGAGGAATATTGGAACCGTTGCGACATGATGTTCAGACAACATCTGTCGGAAATGGAACATGCTGAATTGGATACGTTCCTGACAGAACGCATGGAGGATTTGAAAAAGATAGTACTGCAGATTGTTGACGGCTACTCGGATACCCTTCCACTCGATTATTATTCCAATGTGGTCGAGGCCAGAAGGATCGTAATAAAGAGGATGTCCGTAAAATCAATGAGCGAGAGGATTAAGAAATGA
- a CDS encoding CRISPR type I-E CasB/Cse2 complex produces the protein MTENKKDFGEEVYSWWIKLQKEPGDLARLRRQSDALGIESIGCFYDLISAVGYVQTDTLAYIAMAISHVDVNSQKSAATLMGKKQSNSDHTVSELRFNKLISLDLADASRELVRILPLIDSAADVRSMATDLRYWDSDKQISKKKWLNDYYTANRKETQ, from the coding sequence ATGACAGAAAACAAAAAGGATTTCGGAGAAGAGGTCTATTCCTGGTGGATTAAACTCCAAAAGGAACCGGGCGATCTTGCCAGACTCAGACGTCAGTCTGATGCCCTGGGCATAGAAAGCATAGGCTGTTTCTATGATCTGATTTCAGCCGTTGGCTATGTTCAGACAGATACGCTGGCATACATTGCGATGGCGATTTCTCATGTAGACGTAAACTCGCAGAAAAGTGCTGCGACCTTAATGGGGAAGAAACAGTCCAATTCCGACCATACCGTATCTGAGCTGAGATTCAACAAACTCATCTCATTGGATCTTGCTGATGCATCGAGAGAACTTGTGAGGATCCTCCCTCTCATCGACTCTGCCGCCGATGTCCGCAGCATGGCTACCGATCTCCGTTACTGGGACTCGGACAAACAGATTTCAAAGAAAAAATGGTTAAACGACTACTACACAGCAAACAGGAAGGAAACACAATGA
- a CDS encoding CRISPR-associated protein Cas7/Cse4/CasC: MKYIQIHELVSYPAANLNRDDLGRPKTVKIGDSTRLRVSSQSLKRAWRTSKVMNDAFPVMGIRTKKLSETVEAALVSGVSLADFLAGKNVATRQPVSKDIAKKYGKAIDDLFRDTKTAEDADSDNGDEGKAKKKQIFHYSDAELKKVDAIMEAVSKGEKPEMKDLLTNSSFPVDIAMFGRMVANDKSFDCEAAVQVAHSFTVHKAIVEEDYFTAVDDLNDEDESGAGHLGETSFGAGLFYNYICIDFELLVKNLGSEELAHTAVKKLLEASATVSPTGKQNSFASRAYASFVMIEKGDKQPRSLASAFLKPVRGDDLLAESIKAIKTTQENMNKVFGECYDACYVMDVSAGEGSMNEAGAFLD, from the coding sequence ATGAAATACATACAGATTCACGAACTCGTATCGTACCCGGCAGCAAATCTTAACAGAGACGACCTCGGAAGGCCCAAAACCGTCAAAATCGGCGACAGTACCAGGCTTAGAGTCTCTTCGCAGAGCCTTAAGAGGGCCTGGAGGACCAGCAAGGTCATGAATGATGCGTTCCCCGTAATGGGCATCCGCACCAAGAAGCTCTCGGAAACCGTGGAAGCAGCCCTTGTTTCCGGCGTATCCCTTGCGGATTTCCTCGCTGGAAAGAATGTTGCCACCCGCCAACCTGTCAGCAAAGACATTGCAAAGAAGTACGGAAAGGCAATCGACGATCTGTTCAGAGATACTAAGACCGCAGAGGATGCTGATTCTGACAATGGTGACGAGGGTAAGGCAAAAAAGAAACAGATTTTCCACTACTCGGATGCAGAACTGAAAAAAGTCGATGCAATTATGGAAGCTGTTTCCAAAGGAGAGAAACCCGAGATGAAGGACCTTCTCACTAACTCTTCCTTCCCCGTGGATATAGCTATGTTCGGAAGAATGGTTGCCAACGACAAGAGTTTCGACTGCGAAGCAGCTGTACAGGTCGCACACTCCTTCACTGTTCACAAAGCAATCGTAGAGGAGGACTATTTCACTGCAGTCGACGACCTCAACGATGAAGATGAGTCCGGAGCTGGACATCTCGGCGAAACCAGTTTTGGAGCGGGATTGTTCTATAACTACATCTGCATCGATTTCGAACTATTGGTCAAGAACCTCGGATCCGAAGAACTTGCCCATACTGCAGTAAAGAAATTACTCGAGGCCTCTGCCACAGTTTCCCCCACCGGAAAACAGAACTCCTTCGCATCCAGGGCTTATGCCTCATTTGTCATGATTGAGAAAGGAGACAAACAGCCCAGGTCCCTTGCATCCGCATTCCTCAAGCCTGTCCGCGGTGATGACCTCCTGGCCGAGTCCATCAAAGCAATCAAGACCACCCAGGAGAACATGAACAAAGTCTTCGGGGAATGCTATGACGCCTGCTATGTCATGGATGTCTCCGCCGGAGAAGGATCCATGAATGAAGCTGGTGCCTTCCTTGACTGA
- a CDS encoding CRISPR-associated protein Cas5/CasD, with protein MKLVPSLTESDVKECLIFHIAGPMCSWGESSVGNYRPTSSHPTKSAVAGILAASLGIDRNDSERQSSLYSDYQYIVVSTGQETELIDFSTVESSEEPNEERSILPPRSRELNRDKRNTILVDRRYICNGYYSVIVIPEGTPRYGLRELKDALEHPHYVPYLGRKSCPLAYPMCPSVEKLDNLKTIILSKSHIPFKSDMFSDAGYPREPGALSVFSTCRLDSLGGYTQHIRRDNNPDRRSWQFYDRYEYEYQVVTE; from the coding sequence ATGAAGCTGGTGCCTTCCTTGACTGAATCTGATGTCAAAGAATGTTTGATATTCCACATAGCGGGCCCGATGTGCAGCTGGGGTGAGTCGTCAGTAGGAAACTACCGGCCCACCTCCAGCCACCCTACCAAATCCGCTGTGGCGGGAATACTTGCCGCATCTCTAGGTATAGACAGGAATGATTCCGAAAGACAATCGAGCCTGTACTCCGATTACCAATACATCGTGGTCAGCACGGGTCAGGAAACAGAATTGATTGATTTCTCAACCGTCGAAAGTTCAGAAGAACCCAATGAAGAGAGATCGATTCTACCGCCCCGTTCTAGGGAATTGAACCGCGATAAACGCAATACAATCCTAGTGGATCGCAGATACATCTGCAATGGATACTACTCTGTGATTGTTATTCCCGAGGGCACGCCGAGATACGGACTTAGAGAACTCAAGGATGCTTTGGAACATCCGCATTACGTTCCTTATCTCGGACGCAAATCCTGTCCTCTGGCGTATCCGATGTGTCCTTCCGTGGAAAAGCTGGATAATCTCAAGACAATCATCCTTAGTAAATCCCATATCCCGTTCAAATCAGACATGTTCTCTGATGCAGGTTATCCGAGAGAACCCGGCGCGCTCAGTGTGTTCTCCACCTGCAGACTGGATTCCCTGGGGGGATATACTCAGCATATCCGCCGTGACAACAACCCGGATCGCAGATCCTGGCAATTCTATGACAGATATGAGTATGAATACCAGGTGGTGACTGAATGA
- a CDS encoding CRISPR-associated protein Cas6/Cse3/CasE translates to MSHYFSRIALTPEGVDYKIRMMSHHSYDLHKEMWNLFPGEPDADRSFLYSIMDDGKTVLMVSEREPVFNNYWSVESKSYDPVISEGDSFRFRICANPTVANSVKGKHQRHDVVMNLKRKMREEGVELSQNEIVQRAVTEWMVRKAGLNGFSVDENSLLIHSYEKNETFKQQNGKKIVFSTATIEGSLTVKDKDKFRKALFCGIGSAKGFGCGMLMIRRI, encoded by the coding sequence ATGAGCCATTACTTCAGCAGGATTGCCCTTACCCCCGAAGGGGTGGATTACAAAATCCGTATGATGAGCCACCACAGCTACGATCTCCACAAGGAGATGTGGAACCTATTCCCGGGAGAACCGGATGCCGACCGTAGTTTCCTTTATTCGATAATGGATGATGGAAAAACCGTACTGATGGTATCTGAACGTGAACCGGTGTTCAACAACTATTGGAGCGTGGAATCCAAATCCTATGATCCTGTGATTTCCGAGGGAGACTCTTTCAGATTCCGTATTTGTGCCAATCCGACTGTCGCGAACAGCGTTAAAGGAAAACATCAGAGACATGATGTAGTCATGAACCTCAAACGCAAAATGCGTGAAGAGGGTGTGGAACTGTCCCAGAATGAAATCGTACAGAGAGCTGTAACCGAATGGATGGTTAGAAAAGCAGGGCTCAATGGATTCTCCGTTGACGAGAACAGCCTATTGATCCACAGCTATGAGAAGAATGAAACTTTCAAACAGCAGAACGGAAAGAAAATCGTTTTCTCGACCGCTACAATCGAAGGGAGTCTCACAGTAAAAGACAAAGATAAATTCAGAAAAGCTCTGTTCTGCGGGATAGGTTCTGCTAAAGGATTCGGCTGCGGAATGCTCATGATCAGACGTATATGA
- a CDS encoding CRISPR-associated endonuclease Cas1 yields MSWIEPVNIPLKDRSSYIYIEHCIIDVRNSAFVMQDLEGNTFGAPLGILAGLMLGPGTSVTHAAVKLAADVHCLLLWVGENGVRIYSAGMPGGNGCDRLLMQSKHASKPPAFIWKIVTENIGKGSAVLICSTTKSEFGFEIEICGEPQRVLDEIDGIKVLKHRFV; encoded by the coding sequence ATGAGCTGGATTGAACCAGTAAACATTCCTCTAAAGGATCGAAGCAGTTACATCTACATCGAACATTGCATCATTGATGTCCGTAACAGCGCTTTCGTAATGCAGGATTTAGAAGGGAACACGTTCGGTGCACCGCTAGGTATACTGGCCGGCCTCATGTTGGGGCCTGGAACATCTGTTACACATGCTGCTGTAAAACTGGCTGCCGATGTGCATTGCCTTCTGCTCTGGGTTGGAGAGAACGGGGTCAGGATATATTCAGCTGGTATGCCTGGAGGTAACGGGTGCGACCGCCTGTTGATGCAGTCCAAACATGCTTCAAAACCGCCTGCATTTATCTGGAAGATTGTAACGGAAAACATCGGCAAAGGTTCTGCGGTTCTGATCTGTTCTACAACAAAATCAGAATTCGGTTTCGAAATCGAGATTTGCGGGGAACCGCAACGGGTTTTGGATGAAATCGATGGAATAAAGGTACTTAAACATAGATTCGTTTGA